Within Solea solea chromosome 1, fSolSol10.1, whole genome shotgun sequence, the genomic segment gggtatAAAATATGACTTATAAAAATCCATAACACTACTACCTTCCAGTTCCTCTGGGGCTGGCTGCGCAGGCAGGGTAGGGACGGCAGCCCCAGGTAACAGGTGCGCCCTCTCGAAAACGTCTGCATGAACAGTGACTTGTATGGGCCAAAGTTCACAACTCCGACTTGGTCGTGCAGCAGCTGTGGTAGAAAAGGTTAACcaataaatgtcaataaaatgtttaagTGTAAAAAGGTACAGTTttataaatgtctaaaatcctATAAAATATTATGACACTATGAACATACTCTCATGGCAGTTTCGAAGGAGCCAGCCAGGATGTGGTCCGCTGGCAGCTGGGAGTTGTTGCACCACATCTGGGTTGGACTCATTCCCTTGGTTGGTGGGACAAAGAAACCGTCTTCTCCTGCTCCACCTGCAGCTGGTATGTCCTGAATAGTTGAAAACGGGGGAGAACGATTGTGTATTTAAGTagttccaaaacaaaaacagacttggGGTGAAATCTATCAACACATGTCTTGTGCATGGTGTAAGCCCCGTGTTGCTGGTCATTTCTCTCACCAGCTCTGGAGGAAGGTCCAGATCTTCTTCCACTTCCcagcctcctccctcctctttcccCATCCCATCATCCCCAAATCCTTCCTGGGCATCCATGAAACCATCTGATAGGATAGGATAAGACATTTAACTCACATGATTTGTGCAATGTTGTAATAACAGTgacaattaacatttttaaaattgaatttaCCTTCATCCAGCTGGAGTTCAGCATCTTCTCCCCAGCCTTCACCTCCTGGAGCATCCATGTCCTGATCAGCAGCCATTTGTCCTGCCTTCCCtgaagcagaaaataaaaacactgttctTACTCTGGCAAAATAAAAAGCCACAGGTATCTAAGGAattttaaactatttaaaaaaaacaaaaaaaaaacagtttaaagatCACTTTTCCCTGCTGTATAAGTAGTTAAACCTGATACTTAAATGTTCAATTGCCTCCATAGAAAGGAATATAGTTGCTATATACAAAGACAGGCCTATTTACATATGTATTgtaaatacacagtatatgtatatatgtatctgtCAAGGTTGATGAGTCACCTTTTGCTGCAATGGCTCCTTCAAAGAAGCCCTTTGATACAGTGAGCAGAGGCCAGTTGGTGTCCAGGGGGTTGATGGGTGGAGGGGGCTGTAGCAGCTGTGCATTTGGATCAACCTCAGGAACCTacacagtaaaataaatcattgtttcATCATCAAAATGATGTATTTGTCATCACATAAGTGATTTTATAATGCACTGAACAATTTAGGGGAAACAAAATAGTCAAGAATGTTTGGGTAAACTGTGTGTATTATTCATGCAACATGTCCTTATTCTGTATACGAAGgtgcatttaatgtttttttgtttttttcaacacacCGTCTCCACTTCTGGGTCAAACGTCTCCTTAAGTGATTCAGCCTCTTCATCAAGCCCATGGGTGGCTGCGGTCAGGTACGCCAGAGACTctgcacacaaaaatacacaggtAAATACACATGTTGgcatgtttgttaaaaaaaagatgcagtATTTACAGCAagcatgtttatgtttattggTAACAGGACACTATTAGCAACACTGAGACATGAGTCTGTGGATAACTAAGCAGCAATGTGGGCTTTGGATGATGTGGCTCCCCATACACAGAGATAATGGTTTACGGTGACAAGTGAACTTACTCTGTCCACAGTTCTTCAAAATGCGGACCCTCTCACTGACGTCTCCCAGGTAGAGCGCTGCCTGGTAGTGACCGCTCATGTCCTTCCTGATCTCAGCTACACATAAAGACAATATAATCATTAGTTACACTAGACATTTGACTGTCAAGACAAACAATATAATTTGGTTgaagtaaaaacaataattccTCATCACTAACCAATCTTCATCATCTTGCGCAGCTTGGCCAGATtgccagtgatgaggtaaaGGAAGGTGAGCTTGTCAAAGTTCTTGGTCCTCTGATAACACATTTCCACGACCTGGTGGTGGCCCTGCAGCAGTGCAGCCTCACCCAGGCGCTCCCAGCAGCTGCGCTCATCCAGGGCCTTCGCTGCCTCCAGCGCCACCTGGAcatatgtgaatgaaattaggagaaaagaaaacaaaaaaactgggGACAGTGgggaaaacacaaactcaagtaGGACAATATTAGTGTTTTGGCGTCTGTAAGCAAATGAACAGAACAGGAAATTAAAATATCCACCTCAATGTTGCCACACTCCAGCGCCAAACTAAAGCGAGTCTTCTCATCTTTGACAAagtgcagcgccacctcagggTAACCCTTCTTCTGCAGGTAGGCAATGATGGACTGACCCACCAGCTTGGCATTACGCACCATGTGAAGCACCTGGATAACCATAATCAGAACGATATAAGAACAAGCATGTGAGAACAAAATAATCACTGCTTAATAGttaaagtgcctttaaaaaAGGGGATTCCAGATGCAAAACTACCATTATCCACATTCAACTTCAAACAAAGCTGCACATAAATTACAACACAGCTGAAGTGTGGATACAGTGTTCtcctcatccattcacacatacCCACCTCATCGTATTTACGGTTGACAAGGGCGAGTTTGAAGCGATACTCTGTTGGGTCGATGGTGAGGACACGTGGCCTGCACTCTCTGTCCAGGCAGTAAACACTGTTTCCTCTCACACGGGTCACGTAAATGGGCAGGTCCAGTGTTCTGATGATGCCGTGATCCCTGCAGGAACATAGCAACGTGTTAGAATGACTAACCATAATAGCTTTCAAAAAAACGATATCCtccatttgtctgtttttttaacaaagaaaacaatccactttttttttgcagcagttGGGCACCAATCAGGTTTCTTAACGAGGCTAAAAATCTTTTAGCTGAAGGTCTTTACAAGCAACTCTCTTTACAACTGGTCTGGTATCTGATATTAATATCAAACATGCACCAAACTCTGAATCCCTTACATTTCACAGGTTAAACCTACAGGACCcacaatttttaattttaaggaTCAATCATGTGCATCATATTCCACAGGTTTTACTGTCTGAGGAAACCTTTTGTTTACAAAATATATTCAATTTAGGGGGTAAAGTAAAACGTATTTAACAATCTTTATTTTGGATTACACTAGGTATTTCAAATGACTTGGTTGGTCAATGACAACAACCAAGTGAATAATTGCCAAGTAGTTGGTCAATGTCTGACCAACTACTTGGCAATTATTTACTTCACTCCACTCTTCCTTGGTCCTCATTCCAGTGTAGCCACTCTAAATATGTACATTACATAGTTATAGTTGAACAATAAATGGGAGTTAAATGGTTTCATCGGATTTATGCTCAGCACATACCCAGAGGTGAGGGCATATTTGATGTGGTTGGAGGTGGTGTAGATGAAGACTCCACTCTCGTCCCAGGCTCCACTCTTCACTCGGATGTTTTCATGAATACTGCAGAGACTCTCCCACTTACGGTTGCAGATCATGATGGCTTTAGAAAAGCAGTCAAATGAGATTTAAATCTGGTGTCAGTTGAGaactaattgtttttaaatgtgtgcagtTCATTGAACACATGgaaaaaatgcttattttttcCAAATTACAGCATTATCTTTCAGTGGTGTGAAATGGACTTTTAAAGCTCTGGCCTGAAAGTTTGGAAAAGCTAGAAATAGCAAGACAGACTGCAACGAATACATCTAATTTCTACCCCTATTCCTGTTTGGACATGCAGATGTTCAACTTATCTACTCACCATGTTTAGCCAGCAGGGCCACGTGGCTCGTGTCTGCACTCCACACCACATACTTGACCTTGGCGATCTTGACAGTGGCCAGGGAGCGTTTCTGCTGCACATCGAACAGTGTGACACCGTCAGAATCACGCAGCAGCAGTGAGCCTGTCCCTGCGTAGAAGATTTCCTCGCAGTTTGGAACCTGGATTTTCTTCACTATTTCATTTTTCAGGTTCTTGATCAGCAGctgcaaaagaaaaggaaagattAAACATTTCAAGTTGAACAAAATAGGGTTAGATACATATAACGTAAAGATATTAAGATTGACGGATATCATaacttcattatttttaattgtcaACATTATTCTgtaatttttttccctttattgGCTCACTCTAAATCTCCTTCTAAAACTGAAAATGGACTTACAGAGTGCATTCGGTCCAGGACAGCAAATCTGTTCCTGGCCACCCAGACTGCCGTCAGTCCAGAGGACCTCTTCCCCTCAGGTGCTGAGAAAAAACAGAATGTGTGACTTTAACGTGCATTTGATCAGCATCTTGAATGACACAAAACAGGTAATATTTGTGATTTAAGGTGTTTCAGTACCATCAGGGTTCTGAGAGTCACTTTCTTTAGGAATAGAGTACAGGTCGTAAGTGCTATTCTCCAGGTTGGTTGCCCTCTGCAGGAGAAGCAAAATATTACATAAAACACATTGGAAAACTATAAACTGGAGCTTCTGCATCTTCAATCAAGTGATTTGTGCGTGTTCTGATTAGAAGGTACTTACATTGCAGAGCAGGACGGCGTTCTCAGCAGGATTGTATGACATGCTGAACACTGGGAACTTGGAGCCACTAGGACAAGATAACACACACGTTATAAAtccctttaacaaaaaaaaacttcaaccATCATGCTTCTCTCatccttaaaaaacaaaataggaCTGACCTGCGTAGCTGCATGACAGcagtgtctttgctgctgttaaAATCCAGCTGGCGGAGGAAGCGATCCTTAACGTAGTATAACATGTTCCCATGCACAGCGTACGCCGGACGCTCACGCTCCAGCTTGAACACGATCATGCCGCTGTCGTGACCTAAAGGACACAAAACAAGCATTTACCATTATAATTTACCGATATAAGTTTCAGGCATGATATTCCGTATAGACTTCCTTTTACACAATATTTAGATATTATCTTTTAGATCTTTTATTATTGCTGATCAAAATCTTCTTCAAACTAAGAAATCAGTACATCCTGCATGAAAGGGATTTAAATGTTGCCAATTTCtcttaacaaaaaagaaagtgtaATTTCCTCgtatatctgttttttttttcttttaataaaacatCTTCAGATGCAGACCACTGACACCACTAACCTGCAGCAAACAGGTTGAGGTTTGGATGAGCGCCCAGAACCCAGAAACGATCATGATCTCGACGGAAAGTCTGCACTCCAGTTCTCTTGGACATGTCCCACACCCGAATACTCTTGTCCTCAGAGTTGGACAGGATGAGTTCCTGACGTGGGTGGAAGACGGCACATGACACGTTGTTGTAGTGACCACGGCAGGTATCTAGCTCCCAGGCCTTGGATTCTGGGTAAGGAATGAAAGAGATGTttgaagagataaaaaaaaaaaaaggtgggaaCTTCACAAACatataaagtaaatataaacTGTAAGAGTCATCACAGGGAAGCAAGGAGAGGTAGACGAGCaggtttttgtcacttttaaataACCAACACCAACtggttattatttaattaatcgaGCAATCATTTTGtccaataaatgtcagaaagtgttgatcagtgtttcccaaacctttcaaatgtttttgtttaaatctaaatctttgttatatggaacaaagaagtcagaaaatattcacatttgagaagcttaaaatcagaaaacattaaataaaaacacacatacaaactgattataaaatgagttgatgatttagtaattgattaataatagattaatcattgcagccctcgGTCATGTTACCTAATACTATAGTTTTGATTATCCGTTTCATGTGCAGGCACAAGTGGTGTTCAATAGATGTTTAAGTTAACAAATGATAGGCAAAATTGCTTATTAAACTAATGTATTTTATCACATAGATGAATTACGTAGAATGGCGACACTAACACAATCGGCAACATATATCAGCCATCggtggtattttatttttttaaatattggcaTTTGCTGTCGAAAAATTAAAATCATCCAGAAAATACGATAAAATTGTATTCACGGTGTTTCTGATTTgattctttttaataaaaataataataattaataaatcaataaacaaataaatgaatcaaatacTTAAACTTGTATTTAGGTTTAGTAGATAAAGGGTGGAAGACTGTGAAACTCACCATTCATTCTCCAGATTTTAACCTGCCTGTCGTCAGCTCCAGACACGATGAGAGGCATAGTGGGGTGGAAAGCAGCCCAGTTGACTCCACGGTCGTGGCCCTGGACACAGGCACAAAAGTCACTCAAGTCACACAAAAACCTATGTTTTTAACGTGTGCTCGTCTCGAGAGCAAGGACCAACATTTTGAATTCTCTATATGCCTTAACAAAAAGACCTTACACTAATATTAACTAAATAAAgccatttatatttttaaatgacataaaatataaatggtCTGTAGTCTTGACAACCAATCAAAGAATTTAACATTACGTTTAACCCTTCACTGAAAATTCATACGGCAATAACACACAGCTGGCGTAGCTGTCGGGCACAGTCTGGGGTTCATCGTCTTCATACTCCAGCACATGAAGAGAACTAAACCACAGACCTTGAAATAAAAGGATGACCTGCTCTACCTCCTGAGCCACAGGTGTCACTGTAATGGTGTGTTAGGCAAATAAAAAGTGGGTTAAAGGAAATATGCACTCCTGAAGTTGCTAAAATTGTAAAGATTTCcatgagagaagaagaaagcaaaGATGAAGTGTGACTCAATTGTAGCTGTGTCTCATTTCTCAAATGCTTTGAAATatcatcattctttttttatttttttaggctGGACATTTCTTGACCTTGATCAGTCATTACTCATTAATTTATAGAACTGGCCCAGCTTTTACCAAGTTAAAGCCAACTCATGGCTTTTCCATGAGCAGGACTGAAACTTGGAAGTCAGTGACCATTTGCAAAATCTCTTTACAATGCTCACTTGTTTCCCTTTGCCTTTTTCAGTggaaattattcatttaaagctAAATAAGTGGATATTTATTGCAGCTTCAGGAAGAAGGTATTACAGTTTTTTCACAAGAACATTTATTACACCCCCTCTGAGAATTAATGggcaaaaatacatttattttaaaatcagtctCCAGTGAGCATAGTGCTTTAGACATGTGAATTATTTTCCATCGCTCACCTGTTGCGCTTTAAGATTAAGTCACTCAAATCACAAAGGTTCAGGCTTCACACGGCAACTAAAGATAATACAAAACTTTCTGCCTACCTCAAGAACATGCTTGACGATGGCATCGGAGGCACCAAATAAGTCAACACCACTGATGCCACGCACGTCAGTCTCTACAGCACCAGGAGACAAATTCTTCTTCCTCAGACCTGGAACCAACATTCAGAGCAGCAGGTGCAAGGGGGGGAGCCATATTCATGTTATACAGGGCATAACCCAAACacaaggaagaagagagacacaaTACACGTCaacaaaatgttcaaatatgaaTCAATACCatagagaaggagaaaaaaaaataatacaaatgggAGAACTGTTGAactactgaacacacacaaggttgaaaaacaccaacacaaaTTCTGCTCTCTCAATCCCCACCAACTTGAGTCTGGAAACCATCATGGCTGTAGCAGCACAGGTTGGGTTAAAGAATCACAAAGAGACAATTACCCGTGATTTGACCGGACAGAGCAAGGTCGCCAAATACCTCCCAGACTCAAATTAAATcaggaaaaacacagactgagaaaACAAAGCTTGCGTTCATGATTCTTGCCCATTTAAACAATGTGGTGAACAACTAGCTCAACAGTGATGAAACGCGATGCAGTGGGGTAAAGAAATGGAACCAGGAACCTATGTACAGGCGTGGATGTTTCTAGGGAGCGCATGGGATATGGAAGACGCTAAGAGTGCATGTGGACTTGGCTgatgggagtgggagtgggtggtggctgctgttgtaaaGAAGTGCTCTGATGGGGCGCTGGATGTCAGGAATAAGAGCGTTAAGAGTTTAGTTTCTTAGAAGCTTGTGCATGTTTCAGTTAGGATGTTTGAGTCACATGCAAAGTTAACAGATTCTGACATGGCACAGTTCTAAAGGTTAGGAATAAAGCTGATAACATGGTGACTAATGCCACAAGAAATATGTTGTATATTTCATGTTATATTTACAAAGTGAGCTGTGCAGAGAATGCCAGGAATATTACAATATTGTTACATCAGAGGTGTACTTTTAAAACAGTTAGTAGTGATACCTATTATTTTTCTTGAtgcaattaaaatgaatgaaaacgtAAACTACAGTATGGAAAGCAGAACAGACTTTCAATAGCACAAGTATATCCTTATTTTAAGGCTTAATGCAAGGTATACGTTGGTTCAAGTATGACAACCATAAATCCTGCtatgatgtcacattttcaaGTTCATCACAATGGTATGGATTGGTGCAGTCATGCTTAGTGATAAAAAAGGCAAAAGCAAGCAAGTGAATCccaggaggacaggagacagATAAAGACCCACATCatatacatgtttaaaaaactGGATATTTGAGCAAGTTAATGATTGAGTTAGTGACATGACAAGCAGATGAAAGATGGAAGACAAGAATcaccaaaaaacacaacaaaaaaattagAGCATGCAGAAGCACAGAAACACCTCTCCTATTTTATACTTTCTAGCCTTTAAATGTACCATTTTCATCATTACCAAATACCACACTGTAATAACATGGTGACATTACATCTATGTCCCTGTACCTGTCCTGAAAGGAGAAGTGTTTCTGCAAACAGCCCACAGAGAGTTGTCCTCTACAAGATCGAGAGGTAGAAAAGGTGGCCCAGGACTTGATATTTGTCCTGTTCCAGCTTCTTCTTGCTCTCTGTACCACTCTGACTCAACCCCCCACTTCCAACCCTTCCCAAAACCTCAGTCCCCAGTACTCTCGTCCACCATCCTCAAGCCCTCACCAGAGATATCCCACACTCGTACAGTCTGGTCCAGACTGGCTGACACCACCAGGTCCTCAGATGGATGGAACTGGGCGCACATCACGTAGTGATTATGGCCGGTCAAGACACTGCAGATAAGGAGCAAAAACAGGGAACATTTAAttttacaactttaaaacatgggTCAGGTCATAATTctgttcagtgttcagtgttaGCAGTTTTAGTGGGTTTGAACTTGtaagaaaaaggtaaaaagtGTGTCTTACCAGACGCAGGTCCTAGACTGCCAGTTCCAGATGCGTATGGTCTGGTCATCCGAGGCACTCAAAATCCAGGGGTACtcctaaaaacaataaaaagtaataaatgaatcaatgtttttttcagtcattaATATCAGTTGGGCAAGACACTAAGTCTTTGTTACCCTGGTCTTTGAAATAGGTTATGAAATACATAGCAAAAGTGGCAGAATAACTCACATGGTGGAAGAAGGTGGTTCGGATGTAGTCAAGGTGTCCAAGGAGAGTGAAGAGGCAGCGCCTCAGCTTGTAGTTCCACACctggtccaaaaaaaaatttcattttgaattcattttctactgctttatcctttaCACGAGGGTCGTAGgggaagctggagccaatcccagctgagatAGGACAAAGGGCAGGGTACACACCGGACAGGCCGCCAGTTCATTGCAGGGTCACACATTAACATAATTCTATAAATTATTCATGCAAAAAAAGTTTGCAACCACAAGAAAGATATAACAATATGATAGTTAAAACATCACTGTATTAAATCCTTTGCTGCAGTCTTCCCTTGTAACGTAGGATCGGATCGGACAACAGCTATGTGTTAAAATATTTCACTGATTCCTGATATGCATACTGTTTGGGGCTGcaacaaataataattgattattttctcaattcatttagtaatcacttggtccataaaatgccagaacttggaaattatgatgttcgcaaatgtaaaatattcacttttaagctgaacaattgtttgtttataaaaaaacaaacaaaaaaacatttaattgattatcaaaatagttgatgatggcTCTTGAATTACACATATAGACTCCATAAGTGATCCActgtaatatttataatatttaaaaaacattacTTCCCTGTGACCTAAGACTCCTGAGAACAATATTTGAAGTGTTATGGGAATAAAAACAACTAACATCAATAAAGATGCACAAGGGACAATGATTTGATGCTGAATTTTGAGAAATCTCGCAGATTTTGTAGTTACATTAATTGGTGGCAGATCATACAAACCTTAATTTTGTAATCATCACCTccagacacaaacagaggctGCTGTTTGTGGAAATCGATTCCTCTGACGGGACCTGTCGACGAGGACACGTCAGTTAAAGCACATTGTATACCAGTATGTACTTTATAAAGCTATTACACATTATGTAGATTTAACTATTCCATATGAGCGAAATCTCAGTGTTACCGTCATGCTCATCGAACTTGTCGATCAGGGTGCACATCCGATAATCCCACAGCTGGATGACACCGTTGTGCAAACTTGCAAGAACCCATGGTCTTTTGGGATGGAAACTTAGacctgaaaaacaaatcacCTCGTATTATAACATTGCCTCTTAACAGAAAGTTGAGAGGGCGTATTTTAAAACTGTAGATGAAGCCAGGGAACCTAGATGAATGCAGTTATCTACGTTAGCTAGGCGAAGTTGCTAATGAAATATTCAGGTAGTCTATTTCAATACCCACATACTAAAGACAACATGTCgcacataataaataaataaataaataaatacattacataTGATGGTACGCAACATATACCAATCCAATGCTACAGTGTAAAAGAAAGTAAATATTTGAGCCGTATGTCAGCTAACTAGCATTAGCTCATAAGCTACCCGCAGGTCTTCAAACTCATACCTTTGACACGGGCCGACTTCGTTTCAAATTTAGTTAACATTGTCACTTGGCGGTTGTACTTGCAATCCtcctgttaaaataataattccaCAACAAGCGCAAAAAGCATAGATGAGACTGTCCAGGAAGAACAAGTCTGATGGCCTGTTCTCCTTCGCCCGTTCGTTCTTTTTCCTGACACGTAGTCCGTACTGTCTTCCGGTTGTGAACAATAAAGTTGTGACGTGAAAAATGTGACGCAGAAAGCTCCACGGCGGCGGCGGATAGAAACACAGCACATAGAACGGAACCGATTCAGTTAAACTTTAAcgcattttaaatttaaaacgaGTGCCTTTGAAAACAAACCCTACAACTAAATTTAGGAGTGCTCTTTCTATAAGGTGCAATAACTTTGAGCTTAAAAtaagcgcccccccccccacgccccCTTGAGAAAATACAATTACAGCACATCTAAAAAGCGTATATCTATACCCCAAATGGACTTGGACTGTTTACAATGAATCGACAATAACCAAAACCCATGTTAAAGTATACATTGTGACAGTGTGTCCATTTAGTAACTCGcctggcttcttttttttttcaaagaacaAACCATCTTCATCGGGAAGATAGAGTTTGCCAGCGAAAATGTAGATATTTAAagctccatatatatatatatatatatatatatatatatgtatatatatatgtatgtgtgcatatatatatatatatgtatatacacacacagcctACATGTAAAGTACATATATTTAAAACCGTTACCTCAGTGAAATTAACAATATAATTAAGTATATTTAAGCAAATTCCAATGCAGCAGAATAACAAACAGTAATCATTTTGTGTGTATAATACTAAATAGTTACATGTGGATACATCTTGTTTTCAATGTGTCATCTGATATGTGTGTGAACACATATCAGATGACACGAAATAAGatgtatattgttttattgcaaGCCATTTCATCCTGATGCTTAATGTCGAATCTGAAACCGCTATTTAACTCGGCTAAAATGACAAGACTGGATTTTGGACAGTT encodes:
- the copa gene encoding coatomer subunit alpha, which gives rise to MLTKFETKSARVKGLSFHPKRPWVLASLHNGVIQLWDYRMCTLIDKFDEHDGPVRGIDFHKQQPLFVSGGDDYKIKVWNYKLRRCLFTLLGHLDYIRTTFFHHEYPWILSASDDQTIRIWNWQSRTCVCVLTGHNHYVMCAQFHPSEDLVVSASLDQTVRVWDISGLRKKNLSPGAVETDVRGISGVDLFGASDAIVKHVLEGHDRGVNWAAFHPTMPLIVSGADDRQVKIWRMNESKAWELDTCRGHYNNVSCAVFHPRQELILSNSEDKSIRVWDMSKRTGVQTFRRDHDRFWVLGAHPNLNLFAAGHDSGMIVFKLERERPAYAVHGNMLYYVKDRFLRQLDFNSSKDTAVMQLRSGSKFPVFSMSYNPAENAVLLCNRATNLENSTYDLYSIPKESDSQNPDAPEGKRSSGLTAVWVARNRFAVLDRMHSLLIKNLKNEIVKKIQVPNCEEIFYAGTGSLLLRDSDGVTLFDVQQKRSLATVKIAKVKYVVWSADTSHVALLAKHAIMICNRKWESLCSIHENIRVKSGAWDESGVFIYTTSNHIKYALTSGDHGIIRTLDLPIYVTRVRGNSVYCLDRECRPRVLTIDPTEYRFKLALVNRKYDEVLHMVRNAKLVGQSIIAYLQKKGYPEVALHFVKDEKTRFSLALECGNIEVALEAAKALDERSCWERLGEAALLQGHHQVVEMCYQRTKNFDKLTFLYLITGNLAKLRKMMKIAEIRKDMSGHYQAALYLGDVSERVRILKNCGQKSLAYLTAATHGLDEEAESLKETFDPEVETVPEVDPNAQLLQPPPPINPLDTNWPLLTVSKGFFEGAIAAKGKAGQMAADQDMDAPGGEGWGEDAELQLDEDGFMDAQEGFGDDGMGKEEGGGWEVEEDLDLPPELDIPAAGGAGEDGFFVPPTKGMSPTQMWCNNSQLPADHILAGSFETAMRLLHDQVGVVNFGPYKSLFMQTFSRGRTCYLGLPSLPCLRSQPQRNWKDCGAKQGLPAVGLRLSDLISRLQQCYQLTTSGRFEEAVERFRAILLSVPLLVVDNKQEIAEAQQLITICREYIVGLTMETERKKLPKDTLEQQKRLCEMAAYFTHCNLQPVHMVLVLRTALNLFFKLRNFKTAAGFARRLLELGPKPDVAQQTRKILAACEKNLTDAHQLNYDPHNPFDLCAASFVPLYRGRPVEKCPLSGACYCPPYKGQTCRVTQVTEVGKDVIGLRVSALQFR